The nucleotide sequence AGAGGCTGGGGCTGGTGTAGGCCACTCGGTAGGCGATATCCAGACCGTCCAGTGCATTGCACGCCCAGGCCCGGCAGAAACAGTCGGTATTGAACATCGCCAGTGGGATCGGTCGCTGCTCATGGGTATAGAAACCGGGCGCTTCGGCCCAGACGAAACGTTCCCGCCGCAACAGCTGGCCGATCTCCGTGCCGGGCTCGCGAGTCACGATGGAAAGGTCCAGGTCCCGCCGTTGCAACAACAGGTAGGAAGGCTCGCAGTGAACCTCGACCTGCACCAGTGGGTAGCTCTGGGCGAAGCGGGAGAGAATCCCCGGTAGAAAGCGCATCACATAGTCGTCCGGGGTGCCGATGCGCACCGAACCGACCATATGTGGCTCGCGCAGGGTCGTCAGTACCTCGCCATGCAATTTGAGAATCCGTCGCGCATAGCCAAGCAGCACCTGGCCCTCAGGCGTGAGCTTGACCTGGCGGCCGTCACGCTCGAACAGCGAGCGCTGCAGCACGTCCTCTTCAAGGCGTTTCATCTGCATGCTGACTGCCGACTGCGTGCGGTTCACCGCCTCAGCTGCGCGGGTAAACCCACCGTGATCGGCAATCGCAACGAAGCTGCGCAGCAGCTCGGCGTCAATGCTGGGATAGCTGGCCATTCATCAATCTCCGAGATGCACGCCATCAGAAACATTCGTTGGTCGGGCGAGAAACTGGCGCCATCCCACTTGGAGGGCACACAGATGAAAGGCCAAAACGCATTTGTGCACCGGGCTCATTCGCCATCATTCACCCTGCAATCGCATGCGAATGTTGCCCGCCGCGCCTGGGCTCAGCTGGTCCGCTGGCAGACGCTTTATCGCCAGCGTCAGCAGCTTGCTGCACTGAGCGACGAGATGCTCAAGGACATCGGACGCAGCCGCGCTGATGTCGAGGCAGAGGTCAGCAAGCCGTTCTGGGACGATCCGCTGAGCCGTCGCTGATCAGAAGCTCAAGCAGTACCGCGAATCAGCTTGCGCAGCAGGAAGCGGTTGGGATGGCAGGCCTCGGCGATGGCGCGTGGCAGTGGCAGCGGATCGCCGTCGATCCAGGCAGCCAGCAGTTCGCCCGACAAAGGCGCCGTGATCATGCCGCGCGAGCCGTGGGCGGTATTGACGAAAAGTCCGTCCAGCCAGGGGCAGGGCGTATTCGGGACCTGTCGGGC is from Pseudomonas saudiphocaensis and encodes:
- a CDS encoding LysR substrate-binding domain-containing protein, whose amino-acid sequence is MASYPSIDAELLRSFVAIADHGGFTRAAEAVNRTQSAVSMQMKRLEEDVLQRSLFERDGRQVKLTPEGQVLLGYARRILKLHGEVLTTLREPHMVGSVRIGTPDDYVMRFLPGILSRFAQSYPLVQVEVHCEPSYLLLQRRDLDLSIVTREPGTEIGQLLRRERFVWAEAPGFYTHEQRPIPLAMFNTDCFCRAWACNALDGLDIAYRVAYTSPSLSALLAVVGAGLAVSAQLQSIVPPELRLLGQAEGMPELPLASIMLLRSERNRSQASETLAEHIIEGFRL
- a CDS encoding DUF1127 domain-containing protein; its protein translation is MKGQNAFVHRAHSPSFTLQSHANVARRAWAQLVRWQTLYRQRQQLAALSDEMLKDIGRSRADVEAEVSKPFWDDPLSRR